The segment GTCTTCGTATTTCTcgcttaataataataaagataaatgttaCTTCAGTATAtaaaattgttattgttgtaatgttttgtttgttgctttattgtcttttcaGATTCCAGCCAGTAAACCAGGATCTTTCAAACCCTGGGCCCTAAACATCTAACACTGAAATGATTACTTTAACTGATATGACTAAACTGACTGTgaactaaaaatattttgtattaattatcTAACACAGTTGTTTTACTAACAGTTTTGGCTTTTGACACTGTGCACGTTTATTCCCATCCTCAGCCAAGTATTATGTGAAATTAATGCATTTCAATTGTGTTTTTTACGTGTTTATCTTTCACCATCAATATTTCAGTAGTGGAATAAATAACCAAACAgatcataataaaatatattaaatcaacttctcatgtgttttcatttatcaGCAAGAGAAAACACTACTGGCAACAAACAAAGTCTGGGATCATATCTTCTGTACAAAGACATGAGTTATGTCGTGGGCTGATCCATCCATCAGAAATAATTTGTGCAAGAGCAACAGGAAGTTAATCACTTGAGTCCCTCGGTAGCAAATATGTAAAGAGCACAACCCAAGATCTTTAAATCCAGTTTATAGTAGGGGCGGTTTGTCTTGTTATTCAGGAGTGAGGTTTGTGCCTAAATTGCTTTATCTATTTCATTAAATAGAATGTCTTATctgttttaaattcaaaacaGTTTTTAGATCATTAAAGCAAATCAAATGAcacattatataaatatactgtattacaaTCAATTAAAAAGCTCTTATGTTTCTcctaattataaaaacaaatggctAATCCTGTACAGTTGCTCATAATTTAAATTAGAAGTTGCTTTAGCAACAAATATTTAATCCTCAAATCCTGAATTTGTATTGAACAACTTGTAAAGAAGGAAGGGATTAAGAGATCATGGATCAGTTAGATAAACAGACAAGGAAAGGAAAgcaggaggaaagaaggagacaTCAATTAACTGAAgcaaacagaggaaagaaacgaatcattgaattttaaaactgttCCACAGCTGAGAGCAAAAAAAGGATTTCTGAGAATAtcatcaaatttaaaaataaatagaatccAACCTTTTATTTGACGTCTTTTTGCATTAGTTAATTAACTAGCGTACAGGCAtctgcaaaataacaaaagccTTTAAGTGTGTGGGAGAAGTTTGACATTAATTCaactaattcattcatttaactaattaattaattcattcattaattaatgaataaatgaattaactaattaattcattaattaatgaataaattaatccaggttttatttctttttccttttttgagaGCGGAAATTCCCCTTTAAATGGCGCATGCGCAGCGGGTGGAGCCTGCGGAGGTCTTTTTGTTTGGGCCGCTGAGACACTCGACACTCGACACTCGCTCTGTTCCCTGGTCAACAACCGTTTTTTATCTGCATTCATTTCGGTGAGTACACGGATTTCCCTGGTTTCGATGTCGGCTGGTGCCTTAGTTGTGTTTCGAAGACGCCAGTATACGTGtttacagagagaaaatggCGATTTAAACCTGGGAACGTTTCTATTCTGTGCGCTGCCGGAGGCGGATTTTTGGTTTCTACCAGCTCCGGATGCTAACTTAGCATTAGCTGTCCATACTTTAATACTGAGGGTGTCGGgacattatttatgtatttttaatgacaGTTCGACACCACggtgttaaataaaaatgcagctcGTCGTGTTGGGTTGTAGCGTTCAATCAGCGCTTTAGCCAGTTAGCTAGCATTAGCTAGGTCGGGCCCGGCTAGGCTCGGCGCGTGGTGAGGCCCGGAtttagctaatgctaacatgtAATTAGCCAGCTGTTAAGTGGGCTGGAAACCCACTTTATGTCCAAAGCTTTTCTTAAATCCTGGAAATAGCTGATGAAAATGGCTCTACTTCAGAGTCAGGCGTGCTGGCATtgatattataataaaatataaaacctgaGTCAAGGATTCAGCCACCGTCTCCATTGTACGACTCttattgtcttttgtttgttttgctttcattaGCTTTTGTTCTGCTTATTTTGAAAAATCTGTTATTTGTCATCTGTGTTAAActaatatcatcatcatcatcatcatcatcatcatcatcatcatctaaaCCAAGATTTAGTTCCAATTCGCACGATGCTACATTTCTAgattttaaatgattcatttctCAGACggttttaaatttactttacaGAAGATTCATTTATATCTTCTCATGCCCACAGTAAACGGTGGTATTGTTTCTACAGGCTACTGACAGATTTCAGCAGTGGATTACACTCACAGGAGGCTGTTAATCCTTTTTGTAGGCCTTATTGTCGTTGCTAGTTTTGGATCATACTTGATCAGTATTTAAGTGAGTTCTAGTATTGGCTAAAGCTTTTAGGGGTACTTTAAAACGGTGTAAAATTTCACTTGTTTGCTTCAGTGCAaattttttgtttctctccattttATATTTGCATACAGGAAAGTTGGCATATTGAGCTGTTGACTGGACACAACTTGTGAaaccttattttatttatatatacatcactttgttttcctttgataAATTACATGTGCGTCAGTTTGTATTTATAGCAGCTTGGTGGAGCTGAGATTACTTTGGTTGCAAACATTGCTCCTAATTTAACTCTGCAGCTCAGTGGAGCTTTACAGTTAgtagcagctttttttttatcacctgTGTTGTTCTAAAGAAGCATATTTGGTTACAGGCTTTAAGCTTTGTTGTCATACTTGAGTAATATAACACTAACTTCCAGTAATGAACTCACTGACATGAGGTTTACACCCAAATGTTGGCAatcaaaacataattaaatagaACACTGTGTACTCTTCACTCTGCACACCACAACTGTGTTGTATGTCTTTCAGGGTGTCTTTTATGAATAATCAAAAGCAGCAAAAGCCAACGCTAACCGGCCAGCGTTTCAAAACGAGGAAAAGAGGTCTGTCTTTTCTGCTGTtgctttacatatttttttgttcttaatgTGGAACTTTGCACAAATGTTGCCTTCTCCCAGTAACTAACATGTGCACTCTTACACAGATGAAAAGGAGAGATTTGACCCTACTCAGTTTCAAGAAAGTATCGTACAAGGCTTGAATCAAACTGGCACTGATTTGGAAGCGGTCGCAAAGTTCCTTGATGCCTCTGGAGCCAAGCTTGACTACCGCCGGTATGCAGAGACACTCTTTGACATCCTGGTGGCCGGCGGCATGCTGGGTAAGTTGTCTTAAACAAGTTATTTACATTAACCTATTCGGGtgtagttttactttacttgcaattatttgtatttgctcTTCTACAGCCCCAGGCGGGACTCTATCTGACGACATGACCCGCACAGAGTTCTGCCTCTTCACGGCACAAGAAGACCTTGAGACAATGCAAGCATATGCTCAGGTAGAAACAATGGCCAGGTGTATTACCAGTCCTTTGGTTCCCTGTATGTTTGAATTTGAGTCACCATTGTTTGTTTACCACCCAAAATAGGTTTTTAACAAGCTGATCAGGCGTTACAAGTACCTAGAGAAGGGTTTCGAAGAGGAGATCAAGAAGGTGAGTGGTTTTTCAAGCTGTGTCCTCATATGTTCATTAGTTCTGAGTTCACATCTAGTCTTGCTGGTTGGACGTGTTTGAGATGATGTTTGAGCTGAAGCACAAACTGGCAGTTTTACAATGATTTggcatgtgtgtgcttttggCAATACTATTTATTTCTACAGTTGAAAACCCCAATTTGTATCTGTAAAGTAACATGGGAAACAAAGTTAGCTGAGGGTGAGCTGCAGCTGACAATATGAGTTCGATTTTTATTCTCAATAAAGTCCATGTATGCTGAAACAGCCCTATGCTTTTTATAAGGCTCGTCATTATCAACAGTAAGTTCTAACCTTTCGCACGGCAccggtttttttttttttttttttttgtagttgcTGTTGTTTCTAAAAGGGTTCACTGAGTCTGAGCGCAACAAACTGGCCATGCTGACTGGCATCCTGCTGGCCAATGGCAACATATCAGCCTCCATCCTGAACAGCCTCTTCAATGAGAACCTTGTCAAAGAGGGTAAGGACAATATTAAGTATACATTTTTCTTTAGGTCATCCCAAATGCCAACCCTTTTTCTATTGCTGGCAGAGTTACTAACCCAACTTGCCCTGTTGTCCCTGTCCAGGAGTATCTGCAGCCTTTGCTGTCAAACTGTTCAAGTCATGGATCAACGAGAAGGACATCAACTCTGTTGCTGCCAGCCTCCGTAAAGTCGGCATGGACAACAGACTGATGGTAAATGAGCAGAACAACTTGTTGGAAATGGAATCGGTTGTGCATTTGCAGTTACTGTCAGATCTTTCTGTACTAACCTGAATGTATCTTGCAGGAACTCTTTCCAGCCAACAAACGGAGCTGCGAGCATTTTTCTAAGTACTTCACCGACGCTGGGCTGAAGGAGCTGTCCGACTTCGCCCGCAACCAGCAATCCATCGGCGCCCGCAAGGAGCTGCAGAAGGAGCTCCAGGAGCAGATGTCCCGTGGTGACCCTCAAAAGGAGGTGAGGTGGAAGTTTTGTGTGTAACTGCAGCATAACAAAAACCAAACCGCTGCAGACAGTTGGTAGttatatgtgaaaatgattttcttcttttgctatAATGTAATACGAAATCTTTTGTGATGCAAAAAATAACTATTTGAAGCAGCTAGTAGGGCATCAGTCAGGTGCAGGTCTGAATGTcatccttcttcctcttctcctcacCTTGTTGCATAATGTTCTGGTTAACTGGTGCATCAGCAGCCCAGTAACAAGCAAACTGCATAACGACAAAGGCGTCTGCACAGTGAGTCATGACAGTGAATACAATTTAGCAGTTTTAGTGTTGATGAAGGCCTGACAGCAACTGTTTCATGAGAACATTTTCAAACGATTGAATTgacttatctcaattcaatcgttcaggtctacatcccctcccgtccactgcgctcaaccagggaacgtcgtctggtggtaccagcaccacacagtcgacaccaaggaaaactgttcagctcagtgatcccaagatggtggaatgagctgcctatctctgcacgctcagccacctcacttgcgatctttaaaaaactgctgaaaacagaactcttccgcatcttcctttgcacttaaaaaaaataaatgataataataataataataataataattctaccctttctttctaacatctcttgaaacagtaacacttttttgatagcactttgctttgatgttgtttcttcttgacttagattttgtttacttgccttgttcctcacttgtaagtcgctttggataaaagcgtctgctaaatgactaaatgtaaatgtaaagcacCCGGCAGATTATGTGAAGAGGTCAGAGCTACAGCTGCATCATTTGTAAACCCAGCAACACCCCCAAATCTGTCGGTTTCTCCTTGTGCTGTGAGCTCCTTCCAGTGAAACGTTGTGGAAGTTTTGACTTGACAGTGAAGTTTGATCAATACTGTCTGGACACGTGAAAGTGATATTTAGAGATGTAATTTTGTTTCAGATCATCGCCTTCACCAAGGAGGAGATGAAAAAGGCCAGCCTCTCTGAGCAGGCCATGATCGGCATCATCTGGACCAGCGTAATGAGCTCTGTGGAGTGGAACAAGAAGGAAGAGCTGGTGACCGAACAAGCCATCAAACACTTGAAGGTGTGCAGCACTGTTAAGGACGAATCTTGAATACAGTGGAATGAAGTGTGGTTGGTCAACCAgtagagaaaatgtgtttttacctgtgttgagggaaaacattttaaattctgtaaCAGACTACAGGTTCATGCAAGTCTGACATTGTTAAGTTAGCTGTACTGGGAATGAGAACATTTGCAAAGGTTTTAAAATTGTTTAATGCGGACACcactttaaaaagcagaaagGTGGTTTAGCCCTAAGAAAATTGTAACCAGATGAGCTCTATTATGGTAAATGTTGTCATTGTGACTTGGGATTGTGTCTCTGGCTCTCAGATTTTTGGCAAGCACCAACTCTTGACAGTTAAAGGGGTGAACTGGATGGATTGGCAGTTAAAGACgtgtttcactgtgaaacagcagctgcagtttagAAACCTGTGCAGACTTGTTTTACTGTTCAGTGTCCCAGTCTGTCAGAAATGGGAACAAGAACATCATCTTTAAAATGAAGCTGACTTGCTATTactaaagtgaaaatgttgaCTGGACTTGGATGCGCTCTAATGCACCACAACACTTAGACTGCAGACATTAAAACTAGCTGAGTGTATTTCTGTCTCTGAAGCTTAATTGGTTTTCCATTGGTCTTGCAGCAATACAGCCCTCTGCTGAAAGCCTTCACCTCCCAGGGTCTGTCCGAGCTCAGCCTGCTGCTGAAGATCCAGGAGTACTGCTATGACAACATCCACTTCATGAAGGCCTTTCAGAAGATCGTGGTGCTCCTCTACAAAGGTTGGGATCACGTCTTCACCCGAGATCTGATATAAACCATGTACCGACACTTGGAGTCAtgaatatttgactttttacaCTGGGAAGTATTAAAAAGCTAAATGGTCAGTTTGAAGCACATTTAACCCTTAAAGGTTTTAAAGTCTGAGCAGTGCTGTCAGGTGTTGAGCATGTTAAACAGGGTTTCAGTCCTTGTGCACAGCTGACACTACGTCTCCATTTCTTCCTCACAGCGGATGTATTGAGCGAAGAGGCCATACTGAAGTGGTACACTGAAGCCCACCTCGCCAAGGGGAAGAGTGTTTTCCTCGAGCAAATGAAAAAATTTGTCGAGTGGCTGAAAAACGCAGAGGAAGGTAAAAGCACATCGCACACCTTGACACTTAAGTGGGAAATCTGACGGCCGTTTTGGCTTTTGACAGGAGTGATAGTTGGAAAGTAATGGCACAGCTGTTAATGATATCTCAACACGGCTCATCAGACCTGTGCATGAAATTCAGATCCCTGCCGTGAACGTAACGTAGCAAATCAGATTTTTGACGGTTTAATACACAGAAGTCTATAAAACTTGTGAAATAAAGTGGGAGAAACCTCATGAGGAGCAACACGAGTATCCATCCTTCAGGACAGACTGATGCagcataaaaaagaaagaattaaacagaaaatagcTGAAAAGGTGGAGCTGTCACCTTTTGAcctttttattaaatgacaGTTTAATTTTCCAATATATTCAGACATTGTGACTAAACGATGAGTTGATCACCTACGTTAGAGTTCTAAAactaaagctgctttgcgacgATGACGGTTGTTAAAActacatatacaaataaaattgaattaaattaaaactttatGAAATGCGGTTCTGATTAGTATTATAATgtatttccttttctctccagaGTCAGAATCTGATGAAGAGGAGGCCGACTAAAACCTCCCGACagaggagctttttttttttttttttcttttcttctttcaaaagtagcagcaggagcagtagaatgtgtttttccccttttgttcTACCTCCTGTTACTTCTTTAACCCCTCAGAAAtacaccccccaccccttccACCACTCCAAAACATTTAAACGTTATTTAAACAAGATGGAAAAGGGCTCAGTCCTTATTCGTAACATGTTTAGGTGTCGCGGCTCACAGTGGAAGCGgaaaactaaactttattttcCGGCATTATTTAGTATCATTGTTGTAATGCCTTGTGTAATTTGGATAGAAAAACATTCCATGTAATCTTGATGGCCGCAGCTTTTATGAATCTGAACCAGTATTTGGTTAAAATTCGAGTTTGCCTTTTTGCCATGCGACTTCAAGGCTGACAAAAATGTTCGTCTAATTTTgccaaaggtttttttttttctttttctctcccctctgcatttgacttttatttcaCTCGACTCATGTTTTGGCTCCTGTTCGGTTTTACACTTGGCCTTGTTTCTTGACTTTTGGGTAAACCTGTTGCGCGTGTCAAGCTCTCTGGTCAGTCCGTCAGAAGACACGCTCCCCCTGTAAGATGCCTCGCCAGCTAACTGATTATTATTGGTTTCTACTTTCTTTAATCTGATATAAACCGATTTGActtttttatgaaataaagaTTATTGAAATGGTTAAGAACTCTGTTCTTTGGCTGTTTATTCAGGTTTGGACTTCGTTAGATTGATGTATTAACTGCACTTAGATGAAAAACTCGGCATTTATCTAgcagcatttttttctgtttcatttttccaCTGTTAGATTTTGTGGAAGCCAATAGAAAAGCAGCTTAAAGTACGTAGTTAACAACTTTGTCCTCATGGTGTTCAGCAgtttatttaattcatgttgCTTTTTGTAGTTTCATATCAGATATTTATTGTGAATCTGAACAAATTTAGTTATCAAATGGCATATTTTAGTTCTGTCATTAAATGACGACTTCTGTTGACAAATTagaaaaaacatctttgagcatttgcagaaaaagacaaacgGGACGGTCTCAGTCTTGctctttaatttttattgtacaaaaatacatttctcttCAAGCAGCTTTTTGCGATCTGCGATGTGCAAAGACACAGTTGTCAGGCATTCAAGTACATTTTAACAGTCATGTTACATGTTGGACTTGGAAGCAGGCcttcatatttaaaacacaGGTTTGAGGTAGTGTGCAACATTTGTGATGGTTTTCATCTGTTATAGTATCAGGGATCCAGCTGAATGTAAAACGATTTTAAAATTAAGTGCAATcccacattatttttttttttttttgtaagtgaTACAGACACTGTGCAACAATGCAAAAGTAAACATTTCATCACACCGACAAGATATGTTCAACAACTTCATCTTGAattcagctgaaaaaaaaaatctcaaaatcCTTAATCCTGAACGTCGCCTCAGTTGCACTTTTGAAATCAGATGTCAGAATTGCACCAGTGAAAAAACACGTCCAGTTTTGTGATCAGATATTCTGGATTTAAACTTGTATTTTAACTTGAAACAAAGTTATTTGGTAGCTTCATATGTGAAATTAATCTTTCCAGActaacatattttaaagcagA is part of the Anabas testudineus chromosome 2, fAnaTes1.2, whole genome shotgun sequence genome and harbors:
- the bzw1a gene encoding basic leucine zipper and W2 domain-containing protein 1-A isoform X1, encoding MNNQKQQKPTLTGQRFKTRKRDEKERFDPTQFQESIVQGLNQTGTDLEAVAKFLDASGAKLDYRRYAETLFDILVAGGMLAPGGTLSDDMTRTEFCLFTAQEDLETMQAYAQVFNKLIRRYKYLEKGFEEEIKKLLLFLKGFTESERNKLAMLTGILLANGNISASILNSLFNENLVKEGVSAAFAVKLFKSWINEKDINSVAASLRKVGMDNRLMELFPANKRSCEHFSKYFTDAGLKELSDFARNQQSIGARKELQKELQEQMSRGDPQKEIIAFTKEEMKKASLSEQAMIGIIWTSVMSSVEWNKKEELVTEQAIKHLKQYSPLLKAFTSQGLSELSLLLKIQEYCYDNIHFMKAFQKIVVLLYKADVLSEEAILKWYTEAHLAKGKSVFLEQMKKFVEWLKNAEEESESDEEEAD
- the bzw1a gene encoding basic leucine zipper and W2 domain-containing protein 1-A isoform X2, which gives rise to MPLEPSLTTAGMQRHSLTSWWPAACWPQVFNKLIRRYKYLEKGFEEEIKKLLLFLKGFTESERNKLAMLTGILLANGNISASILNSLFNENLVKEGVSAAFAVKLFKSWINEKDINSVAASLRKVGMDNRLMELFPANKRSCEHFSKYFTDAGLKELSDFARNQQSIGARKELQKELQEQMSRGDPQKEIIAFTKEEMKKASLSEQAMIGIIWTSVMSSVEWNKKEELVTEQAIKHLKQYSPLLKAFTSQGLSELSLLLKIQEYCYDNIHFMKAFQKIVVLLYKADVLSEEAILKWYTEAHLAKGKSVFLEQMKKFVEWLKNAEEESESDEEEAD